The window AAGCCGAACCGCTCTGGCATTATTTCAACGATCGGGTGCGGGAGGAAGGCTTGAAGGTAGAAACCGGCGTTTTCGGCGCCATGATGGACGTCGAACTGCTAAACGATGGTCCTGTAACAATTATCGTAGAATCAAAATGAAAAGGGTTGTTTCACCAGTCCGCTACAGGACCGATGAAACAACCTTTTTATGTCGATGGGGTGTTGGGGTCGGTGCATGGCTTGTGTAAAGCGTCATACTGCGGTGGTTCGGCTGCATAATTTTTTCACACTCATAAACTTCTTGCCCCTACGCTCATAACATCCTGTCATGCGCTTATAAAATCCGCGTTCCGCACTCATAACATCCGGCCTCACGCTCATGGATCCGTGTCCCGAGCCCATAACATCCCGTCTCCCGCTTATAAGTACGAGCCCGCGCTCATAACAGTTGGCCTCACGCTTAAAAGTCCGACGCCCCAGCATCCACACACCTGGACTTCCCCCAAGCCCCATCTCCGCCCAACCAAATCCATCATTATTCATTAAAATATTCAAGCAGTCCTTTGTAAATCCCGTGTGTTGCTTGCTCGCGGAATAGGTCGGAAGTGACGATCCGCTCCTCGTTCGGATTCGACAGGAAGCCAAGCTCGATTAATATGGCATTTTGTCGATTTTCGCGCAGGACGAGGAAATTTCCTGGTTGGGCTCCGCGATCCCGCAACGGCACAGTGGACGCCAGTCCTTCGTTCACCGTTGCAGCCAATTCTTGATGGGCCGAACGGGTGTAGTAGGTGGTGAACCCGTGGATGGATGCATCGGGGTTGGCGTCATAATGGATACTGATGAAGGCATCCGCCTCATGCTGATGGCTGACGGCCACCCTTTTCCGGAGCGAGACGTAGGTATCCGCCTCCCTTGTCATGATGACATCGGCTCCAGCGGCTTTCAATTTCGCCGCCAACAGTTCGGATGTCAGCATGGTGAGCCCTTTCTCATCGGTTCCCCGCGCGCCTGTCGTTCCTCTGTCATTCCCTCCGTGCCCCGGATCGATGACGATGGTGAGCCCTTTCAACGTACCGGGCACGCGCTCGGCTTTTTTCTTCCCAGTGTTTTCGGCGATGGTCCGTTCTTCATCTGTTGAAACGACCCAGTTAGCGACATAGGCGGACTCACCCGCGGGTAACTCGATCGTATACCAATTGTCCTTTTCTTCCAGAATGCGGAATTTCTCTCCGGCATCCGCCCGTCTGACAATCTCCGAAGAAGTGGTGGCCGCTTGCCGGATATTTGTGCCGTTTGTCAAAATCGTCACCATGGCTCCGCCGGCACCATCCGAATCTTCTGTTGAATGAGTTTCCGTCTCGGAAGCTAGCAATGTTCCATGGAATGAATAGACCCAGCCTTCCTTCTTCTTATCAAGCACAATCCGGACCCAGTTCCCCTGGATTTCCTTGATGGCGTAAGTTTCGCCCCGCTGAATTGTGCCGATCTGCTTGGAAGACTGATCTGCTTTTTTTCGTACATGGAGGGCATTGACCGAAACTAGGTATGTATCGGGCTGGATTTCTTTGGAGGCAGATGGAACCTTTGACGGAGCGGGTTCCGGTTCTTCTGCTGTTCCTTCGTCTGGATCAGCGGCGTTCTCTTTCGGTTGGGGACTGGCTTCCGTTATGTAATCCGTATGAACCCAGCCTTCCAAGCCATTGGCTACAATTTTTGCCCAGTTGCCGTCTTGGTCGATTCGAATCCCTTCATCTCCTGCTTCCAATCGTCCGAGAACTGCCGATTCTACGGAAGGGCCCGTACGGACATTCAAGCCATCCACTTGCGAAACAATAGTTGTCTGTTCAGCAGATGAATGATTTTCCGGAACTGTCAGCCAAGAGGCGATCCATCCGTTACCATTTCCGATGCTGATTTCATACCAATCGTCAGATGAGGAGTGGATCTTCACCCGATCGCCTTTTTTTAATGAACCGATCACATCGTAGGTCAGTCCAGGTCCTGAGCGGATATGCAATGAAGGGGCGTCCACAATGACTTCGTTTTCATTTGCCTGTATGGATTGCACAAACAGCAGCAAACTGAAGAGAATCGTGAACGGGATGATCCGTTTGCTCGTTTTCGACAAAGTATCACCTTCCTTTCCTTCCATCTTAAATTGTTCTGGCAGAAAAAACTACAATTAATCCAAAAAGGTTGACACTTTCACAAGGAATCATTAAGATGATACCAGTTATACTATTTATTATTGCCGTTGAAGTGGAGAGTACTCATAAACAGGGCTGACAAGAGAGGGCAGGACGTGGCTGAAATCCCGCCTACAGAACGTTATGACGAACAACACCACCGAGGCTCTGCACTGAACGAGACCGATTCAGTAGGTGTAGACGGAACCGGCCGTTATCCGGATTCAGAGTGGGCGCATCATTGCGTCAATTTGGGTGGAACCGCGGAAGCTAACGAAAGCTCTCGTCCCTTGTTATCAAGGGAGGAGGGCTTTTTTTATCTTTATTCAGCGGGAGTTCAAAATCCCGTTGAATAGGGGAACTCAGACTAAAACCGCCGCATCCTGCGTCAACGTCTGAGTGACCAACTTCCTGTTGGCCCAAAGCCTCCGGACGAAATCACGCCGAGGCGTGATTGATGTAATTCTACCTGAAGTCGATCTCGTGAAAGGGGAAACAGTGATGAATTTCAAAGTGCCAAGAGGAACGCAAGACATCTTGCCTTCCGAATCGTGGAAATGGCAGCAAGTCGAGCAAGTCATCGACGAATTATGCGACGTATATCGCTATAAGGAAATCCGGACGCCGATTTTTGAGCAGACGGAACTTTTTCAGCGGCTCGTCGGCGACACGACCGATGTCGTCCAAAAAGAGATGTACACGTTTGAGGATAAAGGGAAACGTTCGCTAACACTTCGGCCGGAAGGGACTGCACCTGTCGTCCGCTCCTTTGTGGAGAACAAAATGTTCGGTTACCCCGACCAGCCGGTCAAGCTTTATTACACAGGGCCGATGTTCCGCTATGAGCGTCAACAGGCTGGCCGCTACCGGCAGTTCGTCCAATTTGGCGCGGAGGCGATCGGCAGTGCAGACCCTGCCATCGATGCCGAATTGATCGCTCTAGCGATGGATGTCTACAAGCGGGCCGGATTGACGAAGTTGAAGCTCGTCATCAATTCGCTTGGCGACACGGAATGTCGAGCGGGACACCGGAAAGCGCTTGTCTCGCATTTTGAGCCGCATATCGGCGAGTTCTGCGCGGATTGCCAATCAAGATTAGAGAAGAATCCGCTCCGCATCCTCGATTGCAAAGTGGACAGCAAACATCCATTGATGGCAAGTGCCCCATCTTTAGCGGATTATTTGAATGAGGAGTCCATCCGTTATTTTGAAGCGGTGAAAAGCTATTTGAAAGACGCCGGAATCGACTATGAAGTGGATGCAAACTTGGTGCGGGGCCTTGATTATTATAATCATACGGCATTTGAAATCATGAGCACATCCGAAGGGTTCGGCGCCATCACGACATTATGTGGCGGGGGCCGGTACAACGGATTGGCTGAGGAAATCGGCGGGCCGTCCGCGCCGGGGATCGGCTTTGCGATGAGCATCGAGCGCCTTCTCCTGGCGATGGAAGCGGAAGGGGTCGCGTTCGAAGATCCATCCAAACTGGATGTCTATATCGTCACGCTTGGCGATGCAGCACGCCATCCGGGATTCAACTTGCTCTGTGAATTGCGCGCAGCAGGAATCCGTTCGGATATGGATTACATGGACCGGAAAATGAAAGCACAGATGAAGTCGGCGGATCGGCTGGACGCAAAGATTGTCCTCGTCATCGGGGAAGACGAAGTCGCAGAAAAAGTGGTCCAAATGAAAAACATGGCGGAAGGCACACAAGAGAAAGTGGCCCAGGCTGATATTTTGACAATGCTACAAGAGAAGTTGAACTAAGAGAGGCGGAACGAGCAATGCAACGAACACATTATTGCGGTAAATTATCGGAACAACAAATTGGAGAAAAAGTGACATTGAAAGGTTGGGTGCAAAGACGTCGGGACCTGGGCGGACTCATTTTCGTCGATGTCCGGGACCGGACAGGAATCGTTCAAGCAGTATTCAATCCGGACTTCTCCGAAGAGGCCCATGCAATTGCAGATAAGCTTCGAAATGAATATGTCGTCGAGTTGACAGGCAAGGTCATCGAGCGGGAAGAGGAAACAAAGAACCCGAACTTGGAAACTGGGGAAATCGAAATTCAGGTGACAGAGCTGCACATTATCAATGAAGCGAAAAACCCGCCGTTCATGATTGAAGACGAAACTGATGTGGGCGAAGAAACCCGTTTGAAATACCGGTATCTTGATTTGCGCCGTCCTCAATTAGCGAAGACTTTCAAAATGCGCTCTGACATTACCAAAACAGTACGCAATTTCTTGGATGACGAAGGGTTCCTGGAAGTGGAAACCCCGATTTTGACCAAATCGACTCCGGAAGGCGCACGTGACTATCTCGTACCAAGTCGTGTGCATGAAGGGGAATTTTATGCGCTTCCGCAATCCCCGCAATTGTTCAAGCAATTGCTGATGGTTTCGGGATTTGACCGTTATTATCAAATCGCACGCTGTTTCCGGGATGAAGACCTCCGTGCCGACCGTCAGCCGGAATTCACTCAAATCGATATGGAGATGAGCTTCCTGTCGATGGAAGAAATCTTGGAAATGAACGAACGTCTCATGCAGAAAATCATGAAAGATGTGAAAGGGATCGATATTGAAATCCCGTTCAAACGACTGCCTTATGATGAAGCGATGGCTCGGTACGGTTCCGACAAGCCGGATACACGTTTCGGCCTGGAATTGATTGACGTCTCAGAAGTGGTAAAAGAAACTGAGATGAAAGTGTTCGCCAACGCAATCGAAGCAGGTGGTCAAGTAAAGCTGATCAACGTGAAGGGGGCGGCGGATCGCTACACCCGGAAGGAAATCGACGGATTTGCCGAGTACGCCGCCGTGTATGGAGCGAAAGGGTTAGCTTGGTTGAAAGTTGACGAAGAAGGGATGAAAGGGCCGATCGCGAAGTTCTTCCAAGGGGAAGAAGGGGAAGCATTGCGTTCAGCGGCAGAAGCAGAAGCGGGGG is drawn from Sporosarcina sp. FSL W7-1349 and contains these coding sequences:
- a CDS encoding SH3 domain-containing protein, which codes for MSKTSKRIIPFTILFSLLLFVQSIQANENEVIVDAPSLHIRSGPGLTYDVIGSLKKGDRVKIHSSSDDWYEISIGNGNGWIASWLTVPENHSSAEQTTIVSQVDGLNVRTGPSVESAVLGRLEAGDEGIRIDQDGNWAKIVANGLEGWVHTDYITEASPQPKENAADPDEGTAEEPEPAPSKVPSASKEIQPDTYLVSVNALHVRKKADQSSKQIGTIQRGETYAIKEIQGNWVRIVLDKKKEGWVYSFHGTLLASETETHSTEDSDGAGGAMVTILTNGTNIRQAATTSSEIVRRADAGEKFRILEEKDNWYTIELPAGESAYVANWVVSTDEERTIAENTGKKKAERVPGTLKGLTIVIDPGHGGNDRGTTGARGTDEKGLTMLTSELLAAKLKAAGADVIMTREADTYVSLRKRVAVSHQHEADAFISIHYDANPDASIHGFTTYYTRSAHQELAATVNEGLASTVPLRDRGAQPGNFLVLRENRQNAILIELGFLSNPNEERIVTSDLFREQATHGIYKGLLEYFNE
- the hisS gene encoding histidine--tRNA ligase, with amino-acid sequence MNFKVPRGTQDILPSESWKWQQVEQVIDELCDVYRYKEIRTPIFEQTELFQRLVGDTTDVVQKEMYTFEDKGKRSLTLRPEGTAPVVRSFVENKMFGYPDQPVKLYYTGPMFRYERQQAGRYRQFVQFGAEAIGSADPAIDAELIALAMDVYKRAGLTKLKLVINSLGDTECRAGHRKALVSHFEPHIGEFCADCQSRLEKNPLRILDCKVDSKHPLMASAPSLADYLNEESIRYFEAVKSYLKDAGIDYEVDANLVRGLDYYNHTAFEIMSTSEGFGAITTLCGGGRYNGLAEEIGGPSAPGIGFAMSIERLLLAMEAEGVAFEDPSKLDVYIVTLGDAARHPGFNLLCELRAAGIRSDMDYMDRKMKAQMKSADRLDAKIVLVIGEDEVAEKVVQMKNMAEGTQEKVAQADILTMLQEKLN
- the aspS gene encoding aspartate--tRNA ligase, which encodes MQRTHYCGKLSEQQIGEKVTLKGWVQRRRDLGGLIFVDVRDRTGIVQAVFNPDFSEEAHAIADKLRNEYVVELTGKVIEREEETKNPNLETGEIEIQVTELHIINEAKNPPFMIEDETDVGEETRLKYRYLDLRRPQLAKTFKMRSDITKTVRNFLDDEGFLEVETPILTKSTPEGARDYLVPSRVHEGEFYALPQSPQLFKQLLMVSGFDRYYQIARCFRDEDLRADRQPEFTQIDMEMSFLSMEEILEMNERLMQKIMKDVKGIDIEIPFKRLPYDEAMARYGSDKPDTRFGLELIDVSEVVKETEMKVFANAIEAGGQVKLINVKGAADRYTRKEIDGFAEYAAVYGAKGLAWLKVDEEGMKGPIAKFFQGEEGEALRSAAEAEAGDLLLFVADKKSVVADALGALRLKFGKELGLIDESTFDFLWITDWPLFEYDEEDGRYYAAHHPFTRPSDVDELVNSPETVKAQAYDLVLNGYELGGGSLRIYERDVQEKMFNALGFSDEQAREQFGFLLDAFDYGTPPHGGIAFGLDRIVMILAGSTNLRDTIAFPKTASASDLLTAAPDAVDPAQLAELGIQIASKKK